The Candidatus Binataceae bacterium genome window below encodes:
- a CDS encoding COX15/CtaA family protein, with amino-acid sequence MSALSQTTRAGFRSSPEARRASASLPALHRFAIIAAGATFVLVFAGGLVTSTGSAMAVPSWPLDAGRLIPQQWNPGVIFEWGHRAVAGTVSILTLTLALWVWMAERRAWLRYTALAAFGMVLVQAVLGGITVRLNLPLAVAVAHAMTGQAFFCLMVALALFTNPRWETTAPLAPRAGRAPLAPLAAATTAIIYLQIIVGAIMRHMHAGLAIPDFPLAFGHLVPPMFSLPIAVNFAHRCGALIVTAMVLWTVARALRQYPEEQALCRPARGLLALLAVQIGLGAATVLSRRAVIPTTSHVAVGAAVLAACLALTLRAWHLERASRAAIVSASVPAPETQLGSRAGYEAGA; translated from the coding sequence TTGAGCGCGCTTTCACAGACCACGCGGGCCGGCTTTCGATCCTCGCCCGAGGCGCGCCGAGCGTCCGCCTCGCTACCGGCGCTCCATCGCTTTGCCATCATCGCCGCCGGAGCGACCTTTGTCCTGGTCTTCGCCGGGGGACTGGTGACTTCGACGGGTTCCGCGATGGCGGTGCCGTCGTGGCCGCTCGATGCCGGCCGCCTGATACCGCAGCAGTGGAACCCGGGCGTCATCTTCGAGTGGGGCCATCGCGCGGTCGCCGGCACGGTCTCGATTCTGACCCTGACGCTGGCGCTTTGGGTTTGGATGGCCGAGCGGCGCGCCTGGCTCAGGTACACGGCGCTCGCGGCTTTTGGGATGGTGCTCGTGCAGGCCGTGCTCGGCGGGATAACCGTGCGCTTGAATCTGCCGCTCGCGGTCGCGGTCGCGCACGCGATGACCGGGCAGGCGTTCTTTTGCCTGATGGTCGCGCTGGCGCTCTTCACCAATCCGCGATGGGAGACGACGGCGCCGCTTGCTCCTCGGGCCGGCCGCGCGCCGCTTGCGCCGCTTGCGGCCGCAACGACGGCGATAATCTACCTGCAGATAATCGTTGGCGCGATTATGCGTCACATGCACGCTGGACTCGCCATTCCCGACTTTCCGCTCGCCTTCGGCCATCTCGTTCCGCCGATGTTCTCGCTGCCGATCGCGGTCAACTTCGCCCATCGATGCGGCGCCCTCATAGTGACCGCGATGGTGCTATGGACCGTCGCGCGGGCGCTGCGCCAATACCCTGAGGAGCAGGCGTTGTGCCGCCCGGCGCGGGGATTGCTGGCTCTGCTCGCAGTCCAGATAGGGTTGGGCGCGGCGACGGTGCTCAGCCGCCGCGCGGTCATCCCGACGACCTCGCACGTCGCGGTCGGCGCGGCGGTGCTCGCAGCCTGTCTCGCGCTGACCTTGCGCGCGTGGCATCTCGAACGCGCCTCGCGCGCCGCTATCGTGTCGGCGAGCGTCCCGGCGCCTGAGACTCAGCTCGGCTCGCGGGCAGGCTACGAGGCGGGCGCATGA
- the cyoE gene encoding heme o synthase — MSTEAVALESAGGRRKRLAAYFELTKPRVVAMVLLTTLVGFYLGSAERFDLWLALNTLAGTALAAGGTLALNQYFERGIDALMIRTQHRPLPMGQLTPVEALIFGAVATVAGCAWLWLAANLLAAAVTGAIALLYLFAYTPLKRVSWICHAVGAVPGALPPVAGWAAASGKLGLEPFVLFLIMCLWQLPHSLSIARLYQSDYARAGISMLPLARGRGNPVDRLILIDSVALILAGALPTMLGFAGRVSLMVAVALGGMMLFFGLRLARNPDAAAAARRVMFASLFYLPIIFLVIVLDRV, encoded by the coding sequence ATGAGCACCGAGGCGGTTGCACTGGAATCGGCAGGGGGCAGGCGCAAGCGTCTCGCGGCCTATTTCGAACTGACCAAGCCGCGCGTGGTCGCGATGGTTCTGCTGACCACGCTGGTCGGCTTCTACCTCGGCAGCGCCGAGCGCTTCGATCTGTGGCTCGCGCTCAATACGCTCGCCGGCACCGCGCTCGCCGCCGGGGGCACGCTCGCCCTGAACCAGTACTTCGAGCGGGGGATCGACGCGCTGATGATCCGCACGCAGCATCGCCCGCTTCCCATGGGACAGCTCACCCCGGTCGAGGCGCTCATCTTTGGCGCCGTCGCGACGGTCGCGGGATGCGCATGGCTCTGGCTCGCGGCGAATCTGCTCGCCGCCGCGGTGACCGGGGCGATAGCGCTGCTCTACCTCTTCGCCTACACGCCGCTCAAGCGGGTGTCCTGGATTTGCCACGCGGTCGGCGCGGTGCCGGGCGCACTGCCGCCGGTTGCGGGATGGGCGGCGGCCAGTGGAAAATTGGGCCTCGAACCGTTCGTCCTGTTCCTGATCATGTGCCTGTGGCAGCTTCCCCATTCGCTCTCGATCGCGCGGCTTTATCAGAGCGACTACGCGCGGGCCGGAATCAGCATGCTTCCGCTGGCGCGCGGGCGCGGAAATCCGGTCGACCGACTGATCCTGATCGATTCCGTGGCGCTGATCCTTGCGGGAGCGCTGCCTACGATGCTCGGCTTTGCCGGGCGGGTCTCGCTGATGGTCGCGGTGGCGCTCGGCGGGATGATGCTTTTCTTCGGACTGCGCCTCGCACGCAACCCCGACGCCGCCGCTGCGGCGCGGCGCGTGATGTTCGCTTCGCTCTTCTACCTGCCGATCATCTTCCTGGTCATCGTCCTCGACCGCGTGTAG